In Cupriavidus taiwanensis, the following proteins share a genomic window:
- a CDS encoding enoyl-CoA hydratase/isomerase family protein, with translation MTEFVTTEVRGGVGYLTLNRPQALNALSLDMIRAITQALRDWAAAPEVAAVVVAGAGGKAFCAGGDIRYFHQAAHAGDPLLDQFFVEEYALNFLIHRYAKPYIALMDGVVMGGGMGISQGARLRLVTDRTRMAMPETNIGLFPDVGGGWFLARTPGRIGEYLGLTGTVIHAADALYAGLADAYLPGNRLAELVESLRAQQFASGDAVLAHIETFTTAHRADCVPAQSTLAGLSEQIDTLFAGNTAQDIVAAVSDTPGDWAAQTAAMLRSRSPLMLCVTLEQIRRARSMSLEDELRMELDMMYYVFRKGDGVEGIRALAVDKDHKPRWQYARLDEVSREKALSFFDSPWRQEEHPLAALGKPV, from the coding sequence ATGACTGAATTCGTCACGACCGAGGTCCGCGGTGGCGTCGGATACCTGACGCTGAACCGCCCGCAGGCGCTCAACGCGCTGTCGCTGGACATGATCCGCGCCATCACGCAGGCGCTGCGGGACTGGGCCGCCGCGCCCGAGGTGGCTGCCGTGGTGGTGGCCGGTGCCGGTGGCAAGGCGTTCTGCGCCGGCGGCGACATCCGCTACTTCCATCAGGCCGCGCATGCGGGCGATCCGCTGCTCGACCAGTTTTTCGTTGAGGAATACGCGCTCAATTTCCTGATCCACCGCTACGCCAAGCCCTATATCGCGCTGATGGACGGCGTGGTGATGGGCGGCGGCATGGGCATCTCGCAGGGCGCGCGCCTGCGGCTGGTCACCGATCGCACCAGGATGGCCATGCCCGAAACCAATATCGGCCTGTTCCCGGATGTGGGCGGCGGCTGGTTCCTCGCGCGCACCCCCGGACGCATCGGCGAATACCTGGGCCTGACCGGCACCGTGATCCACGCCGCCGACGCCTTGTATGCCGGCCTGGCCGACGCCTACCTGCCGGGCAACCGCCTGGCGGAACTGGTCGAATCCCTGCGCGCGCAGCAGTTCGCCAGCGGCGATGCGGTGCTGGCGCATATCGAAACCTTCACCACCGCGCACCGCGCCGATTGCGTGCCCGCGCAGAGCACGCTGGCCGGGCTGTCGGAGCAGATCGACACGCTGTTCGCGGGCAACACCGCGCAGGACATTGTTGCCGCCGTCAGCGACACGCCGGGAGACTGGGCCGCGCAGACCGCCGCCATGCTGCGCAGCCGTTCGCCGCTGATGCTGTGCGTGACGCTGGAGCAGATCCGCCGCGCGCGCAGCATGTCGCTGGAAGACGAGCTGCGCATGGAGCTGGACATGATGTACTACGTGTTCCGCAAGGGCGATGGCGTCGAAGGCATCCGCGCGCTGGCGGTCGACAAGGACCACAAGCCGCGCTGGCAATACGCGAGGCTCGACGAAGTCAGCCGCGAGAAGGCGCTGTCGTTCTTCGACAGCCCGTGGCGCCAGGAGGAGCACCCGCTGGCGGCACTGGGCAAGCCTGTCTGA
- a CDS encoding NADPH-dependent FMN reductase, whose amino-acid sequence MSDPRDVVVLVGSLRKESYNRKLAKALIALAPPQLRLEIVEIGNLELYNQDLDDKPTQAWTAFRDRIRRADAVLFVTPEYNRSVPAPLKNAIDVGSRPYGSSVWDGKPGAIVSASPGAIGGFGANHHLRQSLVFLNIPILQQPEAYISGVDKLFDEQGGLANESTKGFLGKFMTTFGAWIERNAPR is encoded by the coding sequence ATGAGTGATCCTCGTGATGTCGTTGTACTGGTGGGAAGCCTGCGCAAGGAGTCATACAACCGCAAGCTGGCCAAGGCGCTGATCGCGCTGGCGCCGCCGCAGCTCAGGCTGGAAATCGTCGAGATCGGCAACCTGGAGCTGTACAACCAGGACCTCGACGACAAGCCGACCCAGGCCTGGACCGCATTCCGCGACCGCATCCGCCGCGCCGACGCCGTGCTGTTCGTCACGCCGGAATACAACCGCTCGGTGCCCGCGCCGTTGAAGAACGCCATCGACGTGGGTTCGCGCCCCTATGGCAGCAGCGTCTGGGACGGCAAGCCCGGCGCCATCGTCAGCGCATCGCCGGGCGCCATCGGCGGCTTCGGTGCCAACCACCATCTGCGCCAGTCGCTGGTGTTTCTGAATATCCCCATCTTGCAGCAACCGGAGGCGTATATCAGCGGCGTGGACAAGCTGTTCGACGAGCAGGGCGGGCTTGCCAACGAGTCGACCAAGGGTTTCCTGGGCAAGTTCATGACTACGTTTGGCGCCTGGATCGAGCGGAACGCGCCGCGCTGA
- a CDS encoding MarR family winged helix-turn-helix transcriptional regulator has protein sequence MSQAPSPMPPATPGGLFDPAQYHMCDSVGYLMQRAKNMLAHGVEQEVGSLDITHAQASCLMMLATGRASTVTDLGRELNTDMGSVTRLLSRMEKRGLIERRRRDADRRVVDLSVTPQGQELVQQLPAIFCKVLAHHFRGFSEDEIQLLRSMLRRVIANSG, from the coding sequence ATGTCACAAGCCCCCTCTCCCATGCCGCCAGCCACGCCGGGCGGCCTGTTCGATCCCGCCCAGTACCATATGTGCGACAGCGTCGGCTATCTGATGCAACGGGCCAAGAACATGCTGGCGCACGGCGTCGAACAGGAGGTCGGCAGCCTGGACATCACCCACGCCCAGGCAAGCTGCCTGATGATGCTGGCCACCGGCCGTGCCTCGACCGTCACCGACCTGGGCCGCGAATTGAACACCGACATGGGCTCGGTCACGCGTCTGCTCAGCCGCATGGAAAAACGCGGCCTGATCGAGCGCCGCCGCCGCGACGCCGACCGCCGCGTGGTCGACCTGTCGGTGACGCCGCAGGGCCAGGAACTGGTGCAGCAACTGCCGGCAATCTTCTGCAAGGTCCTTGCGCACCACTTTCGAGGTTTTTCCGAAGACGAGATCCAGTTGCTGCGCAGCATGCTGCGGCGGGTCATCGCCAACAGCGGGTAG
- a CDS encoding AdeC/AdeK/OprM family multidrug efflux complex outer membrane factor encodes MKPVLSFRFNRPASSRKLARGVGTLALTAIAAAALAGCAALGNSHSTQTMADPAAMATSQTLPGEHGQWPSQDWVAQFKDPQLSALVDEAVKDNPSLQAAFARVEASRAMAEATRSALYPHLEFEGSLIRQRFSEKDLFEGTPLAGSWQNQSRLQVGLSYDFDFWGKHHDALEAALSDDRAAEAESQAARLILATSISRNYARLAALYAQRDVAERAIAQRRDLTELSRQRLAAGLDTQVETTQARGTVAASQTDLQRVDEEIALARNQLAALLGKGPDRGLQIQPPVLLAQATPTLPDDLTIGLLGRRPDLVAARWRVEAASKDINVARKEFLPDVSLTAFAGLAALDPSNLLMGISRTFGIGPTVRLPIFEGGRLRANLKGKYAGYDIAVANYNQALVDALRETADVMTSIRSVDKQIQTQREALDLAEHAYALATTRYKAGLGTQLTVLNAESNVLQQRRLATDLQARRLDLQMGLMKALGGGYQEPAEGHESVAHGPARQPGHTQGHTQAGARG; translated from the coding sequence ATGAAACCAGTTCTTTCCTTCCGATTTAACCGGCCTGCCAGTTCCCGCAAGCTGGCGCGCGGCGTCGGCACGCTGGCGCTGACCGCGATCGCGGCCGCGGCGCTGGCCGGCTGCGCGGCGCTTGGCAATTCGCACAGCACCCAGACCATGGCCGATCCGGCCGCGATGGCGACTTCGCAAACCCTGCCCGGCGAGCACGGCCAGTGGCCGTCGCAGGACTGGGTCGCCCAGTTCAAGGACCCGCAGCTGAGCGCGCTGGTCGACGAAGCGGTCAAGGACAATCCCAGCCTGCAGGCGGCCTTTGCCCGGGTGGAAGCGTCGCGGGCCATGGCCGAGGCCACGCGCAGCGCGCTCTACCCGCACCTGGAGTTCGAAGGCAGCCTGATCCGCCAGCGCTTCTCCGAGAAGGATCTGTTCGAAGGCACGCCGCTGGCGGGCTCGTGGCAGAACCAGTCGCGCCTGCAGGTGGGCTTGTCCTATGACTTCGACTTCTGGGGCAAGCATCACGATGCGCTCGAAGCCGCGCTGTCGGATGACCGCGCCGCCGAGGCCGAAAGCCAGGCCGCGCGCCTGATCCTGGCAACGTCGATCTCGCGCAATTACGCGCGCCTGGCCGCGCTGTATGCGCAGCGCGACGTGGCCGAGCGCGCCATCGCCCAGCGCCGCGACCTGACCGAGCTGTCGCGCCAGCGCCTCGCCGCCGGACTGGACACGCAGGTGGAAACCACCCAGGCGCGCGGCACGGTGGCGGCCTCGCAGACCGACCTGCAGCGCGTCGACGAAGAGATCGCGCTGGCCCGCAACCAGCTCGCCGCGCTGCTGGGCAAGGGCCCGGACCGCGGCCTGCAGATCCAGCCGCCGGTATTGCTGGCCCAGGCTACGCCCACCCTGCCCGACGACCTGACCATCGGCCTGCTGGGCCGTCGCCCTGACCTGGTGGCGGCGCGCTGGCGCGTCGAGGCGGCATCCAAGGACATCAACGTCGCCAGGAAGGAATTCCTGCCCGACGTCAGCCTGACCGCCTTTGCCGGCCTCGCCGCGCTGGATCCTTCGAACCTGCTGATGGGCATCAGCCGCACCTTCGGCATCGGTCCGACCGTGCGCCTGCCGATCTTCGAGGGCGGCAGGCTGCGCGCCAACCTGAAGGGCAAGTACGCCGGCTACGACATTGCCGTGGCCAACTACAACCAGGCGCTGGTCGATGCCCTGCGCGAGACCGCCGATGTCATGACCAGCATCCGCAGCGTCGACAAGCAGATCCAGACCCAGCGCGAAGCGCTGGACCTGGCCGAGCACGCCTACGCGCTGGCCACCACGCGCTACAAGGCCGGGCTCGGGACGCAGCTGACCGTGCTCAACGCGGAAAGCAACGTGCTGCAGCAGCGCCGCCTGGCGACCGACCTGCAGGCGCGGCGGCTGGACCTGCAGATGGGCCTGATGAAGGCGCTCGGCGGCGGCTACCAGGAGCCGGCCGAAGGCCACGAGAGCGTCGCCCATGGTCCGGCGCGGCAGCCCGGCCACACCCAGGGCCACACCCAGGCGGGCGCCCGCGGCTGA
- the lexA gene encoding transcriptional repressor LexA: MATLTPRQQQIFDLIRNTIRRTGFPPTRAEIAAEFGFSSPNAAEEHLRALARKGVIELTPGASRGIRLKVSRSDSELPDQFSLPMAGVLQLTLPLVGRVAAGSPILAAEHIDRQYQVDASVFDERPDYLLRVRGLSMRDAGILDGDLLAVRRASEAANGKIVVARLGDDVTVKRLQRRGGHIELIAENPDFTNIIVEPGEEFSLEGIAVGLIRSSGF; encoded by the coding sequence ATGGCGACCCTGACACCCCGGCAGCAGCAGATTTTCGATCTGATCCGCAACACGATCCGCCGCACCGGCTTCCCCCCTACCCGCGCCGAGATCGCAGCAGAGTTCGGTTTCTCCTCGCCCAATGCCGCCGAAGAACATTTGCGGGCGCTGGCCCGCAAAGGCGTGATCGAACTGACGCCGGGCGCGTCGCGTGGCATCCGCCTGAAGGTCTCACGCAGCGATTCGGAGCTGCCGGACCAATTCTCGTTGCCAATGGCCGGCGTATTGCAGCTGACGCTGCCGCTGGTGGGCCGCGTCGCAGCCGGCAGCCCCATCCTGGCCGCCGAACATATCGACCGCCAGTACCAGGTGGATGCCTCGGTCTTCGATGAGCGACCGGATTACCTGCTGCGCGTGCGCGGGCTAAGCATGCGCGACGCCGGCATCCTCGACGGCGACCTGCTCGCCGTGCGCCGCGCCAGCGAGGCCGCCAACGGCAAGATCGTGGTGGCGCGACTGGGTGACGACGTCACCGTCAAGCGCCTGCAGCGGCGCGGTGGCCATATCGAACTGATCGCCGAGAACCCCGACTTCACCAACATCATCGTCGAGCCCGGTGAAGAGTTCTCGCTGGAAGGCATCGCCGTCGGGCTGATCCGCTCTTCCGGCTTCTAG
- the typA gene encoding translational GTPase TypA: MTRAIRNIAIIAHVDHGKTTLVDQLLRQAGTFRDNQQVAERVMDSNDLEKERGITILAKNCAVEYNGTHINIVDTPGHADFGGEVERVLSMVDGVLLLVDAVEGPMPQTRFVTRKALALGLKPIVVINKIDRPGARPDWVINQTFDLFDKLGATDEQLDFPVIYASGLNGYAGLTEDVRDGDMKPLFETVLDKVPVRDDDRDGPLQLQIISLDYSSYVGKIGVGRISRGRARPLQDVVVKFGPEGNPIKGRINQVLKFQGLEREIVQEAEAGDIVLINGIEELGIGCTVCAPEAQDALPMLKVDEPTLTMNFCVNTSPLAGREGKFVTSRQLRERLDRELKSNVALRVADTGDDTIFEVSGRGELHLTILLENMRREGYELAVSRPRVVFKEIDGVKCEPYELLTVDVEDSHQGGIMEELGRRKGELLDMASDGKGRTRLEYRIPARGLIGFQGEFLTLTRGTGLISHIFDDYAPVREGGLGERHNGVLISQDDGDAVAYALWKLQDRGRMFVKPGDALYEGMIIGIHSRDNDLVVNPIKGKQLTNVRASGTDEAVRLVPPIQMSLEYAVEFIADDELVELTPKSIRLRKRHLKEHERKRAAREGA; the protein is encoded by the coding sequence ATGACCCGCGCCATCCGAAATATCGCCATCATCGCCCACGTCGATCATGGCAAGACCACCCTGGTCGACCAGCTCCTGCGCCAGGCAGGCACCTTCCGCGACAACCAGCAAGTCGCCGAGCGGGTGATGGACTCGAACGACCTGGAAAAGGAACGCGGGATCACGATTCTCGCGAAGAACTGTGCCGTCGAGTACAACGGCACCCATATCAATATCGTCGACACCCCGGGCCACGCCGACTTCGGCGGTGAAGTGGAGCGCGTGCTGTCGATGGTCGACGGCGTGCTGCTGCTGGTCGACGCGGTCGAGGGCCCGATGCCGCAGACCCGCTTCGTCACGCGCAAGGCGCTGGCGCTGGGCCTGAAGCCGATCGTGGTGATCAACAAGATCGACCGCCCGGGCGCGCGTCCGGACTGGGTCATCAACCAGACCTTCGACCTGTTCGACAAGCTGGGCGCGACCGACGAGCAGCTCGACTTCCCGGTGATCTACGCCTCGGGCCTGAACGGCTACGCCGGCCTGACCGAAGACGTGCGCGACGGCGACATGAAGCCGCTGTTCGAGACCGTGCTCGACAAGGTGCCGGTGCGTGACGACGACCGCGACGGTCCGCTGCAGCTGCAGATCATCTCGCTGGACTACTCCAGCTACGTCGGCAAGATCGGCGTGGGCCGCATCTCGCGTGGCCGTGCCCGTCCGCTGCAGGACGTGGTGGTCAAGTTCGGCCCGGAAGGCAACCCGATCAAGGGCCGCATCAACCAGGTGCTGAAGTTCCAGGGCCTGGAGCGCGAAATCGTGCAGGAAGCCGAAGCCGGCGACATCGTGCTGATCAACGGCATCGAAGAACTGGGCATCGGCTGCACCGTGTGCGCGCCCGAGGCCCAGGACGCTCTGCCGATGCTGAAGGTGGACGAGCCGACGCTGACCATGAACTTCTGCGTCAACACCTCGCCGCTGGCGGGCCGTGAAGGCAAGTTCGTGACCAGCCGCCAGCTGCGCGAGCGCCTGGACCGCGAACTGAAGTCCAACGTGGCGCTGCGCGTGGCCGATACCGGCGACGACACCATCTTCGAAGTGTCCGGCCGCGGCGAACTGCACCTGACCATCCTGCTGGAAAACATGCGCCGCGAAGGCTACGAGCTGGCCGTGTCGCGTCCGCGCGTGGTGTTCAAGGAAATCGACGGCGTCAAGTGCGAGCCGTATGAACTGCTGACCGTGGACGTCGAAGACAGCCACCAGGGCGGCATCATGGAAGAGCTGGGCCGCCGCAAGGGCGAACTGCTCGACATGGCGTCGGACGGCAAGGGCCGTACCCGCCTGGAATACCGTATCCCGGCCCGTGGCCTGATCGGCTTCCAGGGCGAGTTCCTGACGCTGACGCGCGGCACCGGCCTGATCAGCCACATCTTCGACGACTACGCGCCGGTGCGCGAAGGCGGCCTGGGCGAGCGCCACAACGGCGTGCTGATCTCGCAGGACGACGGCGACGCCGTGGCCTACGCGCTGTGGAAGCTGCAGGACCGCGGCCGCATGTTCGTCAAGCCGGGCGATGCGCTGTATGAAGGCATGATCATCGGCATCCACAGCCGCGACAACGACCTGGTGGTCAACCCGATCAAGGGCAAGCAGCTGACCAACGTGCGCGCCTCGGGTACCGACGAAGCGGTGCGCCTGGTGCCGCCGATCCAGATGTCGCTGGAATACGCGGTGGAATTCATCGCCGACGACGAACTGGTCGAGCTCACGCCGAAGAGCATCCGCCTGCGCAAGCGCCACCTGAAGGAGCACGAGCGCAAGCGTGCCGCCCGCGAAGGCGCATAA
- the dusA gene encoding tRNA dihydrouridine(20/20a) synthase DusA yields MNVNPRRISVAPMMDWTDRHCRMFHRQLSRHTWLYTEMVTTGALLHGDVPRHLDFDAAEHPVALQLGGSEPADLAMAAKLGQQWGYAEINLNCGCPSERVQRGAFGACLMAEPELVADCVKAMRDAVEIPVTVKHRIGIDKIEHYDFVRDFVGKVAQAGCGTFIVHARNAILKGLSPKENREIPPLRYEVAYQLKREFPELEILINGGIVSHDEIATHLQHVDGVMIGREAYHQPYILAEMDARFYGDTNAAVPSRLEVELAMQRYIGDFVEQGGYMGAVTRHMLGLHRGIAGGRGWRRVLSDAKRMHAARTRTDVDALFEEARMHLRPHAQEPLAA; encoded by the coding sequence ATGAACGTAAATCCCCGCCGCATTTCGGTTGCGCCGATGATGGACTGGACCGACCGTCATTGCCGCATGTTCCATCGCCAGCTCAGCCGCCATACCTGGCTATATACCGAGATGGTGACCACCGGCGCGCTGCTGCATGGCGACGTGCCGCGCCACCTCGACTTCGATGCGGCCGAGCATCCGGTCGCGCTGCAGCTGGGTGGCAGCGAGCCGGCCGATCTCGCCATGGCGGCGAAGCTTGGCCAGCAGTGGGGCTACGCCGAAATCAACCTTAACTGCGGTTGCCCGTCCGAGCGCGTGCAGCGCGGCGCGTTCGGCGCCTGCCTGATGGCGGAACCGGAACTGGTGGCGGACTGCGTGAAGGCGATGCGCGATGCGGTGGAGATTCCGGTAACCGTGAAGCATCGCATCGGCATCGACAAGATCGAGCACTACGATTTCGTCCGCGATTTTGTCGGCAAGGTGGCGCAGGCGGGCTGCGGCACGTTTATCGTCCATGCGCGCAATGCGATCCTGAAGGGCCTGAGCCCGAAGGAAAACCGCGAGATTCCGCCGCTGCGCTATGAGGTGGCATACCAACTCAAGCGCGAATTCCCGGAGCTCGAGATCCTGATCAACGGCGGCATCGTCAGCCATGACGAAATCGCCACTCATCTGCAGCACGTCGATGGCGTCATGATCGGACGCGAGGCATATCACCAGCCGTACATCCTTGCGGAAATGGACGCGCGCTTTTATGGCGATACCAATGCGGCAGTGCCGTCGCGGCTCGAGGTCGAACTGGCGATGCAGCGTTATATCGGCGACTTCGTTGAGCAAGGCGGATATATGGGTGCCGTGACACGGCACATGCTCGGACTGCATCGCGGCATCGCCGGCGGACGTGGCTGGCGCCGCGTGCTGTCCGATGCGAAGCGCATGCATGCGGCGCGCACGCGGACCGACGTCGATGCGCTGTTCGAAGAAGCGCGCATGCATCTGCGGCCGCACGCACAAGAGCCGCTGGCCGCGTAA
- a CDS encoding asparaginase: MTQLPRIVVLATGGTIAGAAGSAASSARYQAATVPVSSLLAAVPPLQSLARIEAEQVAQVDSKDMTFALWQTLAARVGHWSAQPDVAGIVITHGTDTLEETAMALHLTQSCPVPVVLTAAMRPSTSLSADGPLNLLDAVRVAAHPDARGKGVLAVLNQQIHAARDVAKAHTSAVDAFVSPCGPLGFVQDDYVRFARAPRRAAAPIGPMPAAWPVVEILASYAQPGRAVVDALVRAGVAGLVVAATGNGSIHEVLAAALADAAAAGVAVVRSSRTGAGHVAIPPQPSSADGVFVSAADLNPYKARVLLALALAADAGLARDPARLQSVFASA, from the coding sequence ATGACCCAATTGCCTCGCATCGTCGTATTGGCCACTGGCGGCACCATCGCCGGCGCCGCCGGCAGCGCCGCCAGCAGCGCCCGCTACCAGGCGGCGACCGTGCCGGTGTCCTCATTGCTGGCGGCGGTGCCGCCGTTGCAGTCGCTGGCCCGCATCGAGGCCGAGCAGGTGGCGCAGGTCGACAGCAAGGACATGACCTTCGCGCTGTGGCAAACACTGGCGGCGCGGGTCGGGCACTGGTCGGCGCAGCCTGACGTTGCGGGCATCGTGATCACGCACGGCACCGACACGCTGGAAGAAACCGCGATGGCGCTGCACCTGACGCAATCGTGTCCGGTGCCCGTGGTCCTGACCGCCGCGATGCGTCCGTCGACGTCGTTGTCGGCCGACGGGCCGCTGAACCTGCTGGATGCGGTGCGCGTCGCCGCCCATCCGGATGCGCGCGGCAAGGGTGTGCTGGCGGTGCTGAACCAGCAGATCCACGCGGCACGGGACGTGGCCAAGGCGCATACGTCGGCGGTCGATGCCTTTGTCTCGCCGTGCGGGCCGCTGGGATTCGTGCAGGACGACTACGTGCGCTTTGCCCGGGCGCCCCGGCGGGCGGCTGCGCCCATCGGGCCGATGCCGGCGGCGTGGCCGGTGGTGGAGATCTTGGCAAGCTACGCGCAGCCGGGCAGGGCGGTGGTGGATGCGCTGGTGCGGGCCGGCGTCGCCGGCCTGGTTGTGGCCGCGACCGGCAATGGCTCGATCCACGAGGTGCTGGCAGCTGCCCTTGCCGATGCCGCGGCGGCCGGGGTGGCGGTGGTGCGCAGCTCGCGCACCGGTGCGGGGCATGTGGCGATCCCGCCGCAGCCTAGTTCTGCCGACGGTGTGTTCGTGTCAGCTGCCGACCTCAATCCCTATAAGGCGCGCGTGTTGCTGGCGCTGGCGCTGGCGGCGGATGCCGGGCTGGCGCGCGACCCGGCGCGGCTGCAGTCGGTCTTTGCCAGCGCCTGA
- a CDS encoding sterol desaturase family protein, protein MNTASLDPGLVLLAFAPVFVLTVGAEAWYWSRRDPAVYSLRDTLSNAALALMHQASDAFFLWLMVRTVYTWCYQHGLQAVPQTLWSFFLLLLLQDFLYYWFHRASHRVRWLWASHVTHHSSEGMNFSTAFRQSLTYPLSGMWLFWIPLAYIGFTPDWVILAVGLNLGFQFFVHTRLGQRWPMVERLLNTPSVHRVHHARNPQYIDRNYAGVLTIWDRLFGTFVPEREAPVYGITRQVRSHDPLTLTFHEWRDMFADAWRDRDPRYLWKPPEWRSPRAAAPATLPETQ, encoded by the coding sequence ATGAACACCGCATCGCTCGATCCCGGACTCGTGCTGCTGGCCTTCGCGCCGGTCTTCGTGCTGACCGTCGGCGCCGAAGCGTGGTACTGGTCGCGCCGCGACCCGGCCGTCTACAGCCTGCGCGACACGCTCTCCAACGCCGCGCTGGCGCTGATGCACCAGGCCTCGGACGCGTTCTTCCTCTGGCTGATGGTCCGCACCGTCTACACGTGGTGCTACCAGCACGGCCTGCAGGCCGTGCCGCAGACGTTGTGGTCGTTCTTCCTGCTGCTGTTGCTGCAGGACTTCCTCTACTACTGGTTCCATCGCGCCAGCCATCGCGTGCGCTGGCTGTGGGCCTCGCACGTGACGCATCATTCGTCGGAAGGCATGAATTTCTCGACCGCGTTCCGGCAGAGCCTGACCTACCCGCTGTCAGGCATGTGGCTGTTCTGGATTCCGCTGGCGTATATCGGCTTCACGCCCGACTGGGTCATCCTTGCGGTGGGCCTGAACCTGGGCTTCCAGTTCTTCGTCCATACGCGCCTGGGGCAACGCTGGCCGATGGTCGAGCGGCTGCTGAACACGCCTTCGGTCCATCGCGTCCACCATGCAAGGAACCCGCAATACATCGACCGCAACTATGCCGGCGTGCTGACGATCTGGGACCGCCTGTTCGGTACCTTCGTCCCCGAACGCGAGGCGCCGGTCTACGGCATTACGCGCCAGGTGCGCAGCCATGATCCGCTGACGCTGACCTTCCACGAATGGCGCGACATGTTTGCCGATGCCTGGCGCGACCGCGACCCGCGCTACCTGTGGAAGCCGCCGGAATGGCGCAGCCCGCGCGCCGCCGCGCCGGCGACGCTGCCGGAAACGCAATAA
- a CDS encoding methyl-accepting chemotaxis protein, whose protein sequence is MFRNTTIGARLWFLTIVTNLLLLIVGAVGWLGMSRSNEATHQIYGQQLSAAVNLAEARSNQLLVRVLLDQATFAADPADAKARAATAEGFARDSEKAWQAYLALPRSADEAKVAEDVTAKRDALFKQGVAPMIAALHAGDRDGVMKAVLETIPQLDIAFTAVNTELNKLQVASARQVYEASQQRYRNLFMLSVCVLAAGLVFSTVVAWRLRRSIVQPLDTAIARFERIAGGDLSGAAAGGEVRADEALADEAARNETARMLGMLGRMQASLVAMVGDVRGGADSIAAASKQIASGNADLSQRTEQQAASLEETASSMEELTSTVRQNADSAREARALASDAATLAGRGSDAVLRVVNTMQSIDASSGKIVDIIDVIEKIAFQTNILALNAAVEAARAGEHGRGFAVVAGDVRDLAQRCAGASKEIRALIGASVANVREGSGLVDEAGRAMQDIVDAVQRVSAIIGDISAASDEQSNGIEQVNVAVSQMDSMTQQNAALVEQAAAAAASLEEQAQRLTSLVATFRLA, encoded by the coding sequence ATGTTCAGGAACACGACTATCGGCGCCAGATTGTGGTTTCTTACTATCGTCACAAATTTGTTGTTGCTGATTGTCGGCGCCGTTGGCTGGCTTGGCATGTCGCGCAGCAACGAGGCGACGCACCAGATCTATGGGCAGCAGCTGTCGGCCGCGGTCAACCTGGCCGAAGCGCGTTCGAACCAGTTGCTGGTGCGCGTGCTGCTGGACCAGGCCACCTTTGCCGCCGATCCCGCCGACGCCAAGGCGCGCGCCGCGACCGCCGAAGGCTTTGCGCGCGATTCGGAGAAGGCCTGGCAGGCCTATCTCGCGCTGCCGCGTTCGGCCGACGAAGCGAAGGTGGCTGAAGACGTTACCGCCAAGCGCGATGCATTGTTCAAGCAGGGCGTGGCGCCCATGATCGCCGCGCTGCATGCCGGCGATCGCGACGGCGTGATGAAGGCGGTGCTGGAAACCATTCCGCAACTCGATATCGCCTTCACCGCCGTCAACACCGAGCTGAACAAGCTGCAAGTGGCCAGCGCCAGGCAGGTCTACGAGGCCTCGCAGCAGCGCTACCGCAACCTGTTCATGCTGTCCGTGTGCGTGCTGGCAGCGGGACTGGTGTTCAGCACCGTGGTGGCATGGCGCCTGCGCCGTTCGATCGTGCAGCCGCTGGATACGGCGATTGCGCGCTTCGAAAGGATTGCCGGCGGTGACCTGAGCGGTGCCGCCGCCGGCGGCGAAGTGCGGGCCGACGAAGCGCTGGCCGACGAAGCGGCGCGCAACGAGACCGCGCGCATGCTCGGCATGCTTGGCCGGATGCAGGCCAGCCTGGTTGCCATGGTGGGTGATGTGCGCGGCGGTGCCGATTCGATCGCCGCGGCCAGCAAGCAGATTGCCAGCGGCAACGCGGACCTGTCGCAGCGCACCGAGCAGCAGGCGGCTTCGCTGGAGGAAACCGCTTCGAGCATGGAAGAACTGACCAGCACCGTGCGCCAGAATGCCGACAGCGCGCGCGAGGCGCGCGCGCTCGCCAGCGATGCCGCGACCCTGGCCGGGCGCGGCAGCGATGCAGTGCTGCGCGTGGTCAATACCATGCAGTCGATCGACGCCAGCTCTGGCAAGATCGTCGACATCATCGACGTGATCGAGAAGATCGCGTTCCAGACCAATATCCTGGCGCTGAACGCAGCGGTGGAAGCCGCGCGTGCCGGCGAGCATGGCCGCGGCTTTGCCGTGGTGGCGGGCGACGTGCGCGACCTGGCGCAGCGCTGCGCCGGCGCATCCAAGGAGATCCGCGCGCTGATCGGCGCCTCGGTGGCCAATGTGCGCGAGGGCTCGGGGCTGGTCGATGAGGCCGGGCGCGCGATGCAGGACATCGTCGACGCGGTGCAGCGTGTCAGCGCCATCATCGGCGATATCAGCGCGGCGTCGGACGAGCAGTCCAACGGCATCGAGCAGGTCAACGTGGCGGTGTCGCAGATGGACAGCATGACGCAGCAGAATGCGGCGCTGGTCGAGCAGGCCGCCGCGGCCGCGGCATCGCTGGAAGAGCAGGCGCAGCGGCTTACCTCGCTGGTGGCGACGTTCCGGCTGGCCTGA